The genomic stretch tccgaaaTACTCCTTAGTaatatgttacgtttcatatggtataTATTAATTAGAGAATGTCCATTATCAATGTTGGTATAATATGtaacgaattacaattcgtatgatatgttccgaatttgcaaaacatataatttgttacgaatttgtaaaacgtacaatatgttttTACCTTAAcactgcaatatgtaactttttgggataAATTCAAATAGATCCGTCagtctcattgaaagcaagtctaagaagtggtatatatgttctatgtgcactatttctatgcttcccgttcttaagtttagtttctgcatcttttacttttgattttgtacaccagcttcaaacatctGAAAATGCTATTTTtgattatggaaaatatatttcacagtgatttagatggtacaatgattctctgcacaaagactgcttgttttgtcacataaactgaaattaggcaaaataattctaattttagcaaccaggaaatggtggagcgatttctgcatattgcacctttaagcaaccttaccaaacataacatatcatactaatttgagtgtcccggatttactttTACGATATTACgtatagtctatgagaccaggctgcctaCCCACAGCAGCACAGTGCAGCAGATATACAGATATTTTGGCGCCAACCTGCCACTCAATCATTGTAacttttttgctatttttatacAGGGACATGAGGGGGCTGAAGTTTGAACTAAAGGAGCTAAGCCCCCTTTAGCGCCCTCGTGGCTCAGGGTCCAGCAAGAACATAGTCTTCTTAGTTACAGACACTGTTGACTGTGACATATCAGTCTTATCAATGGACACTTTGATCTGTCTCGTAACATTGTTATGTAGTTGTTTAATACAGTGAAATAAGCTTACCTTGAACAAGTGACGCtgagtaatctctctctctctctctctctctctctctctctctctctctctctctctctctctctctctctctctctctctctctctctctctctctctctctcagggattGCGGCAGCCACCATGTTTAACCCaccagagaagagaacagaagtTTCAGAGACTCAGCTACGGGTGGCCTTCGATGGGGACGCAGTGCTCTTCTCTGACGAGTCAGAGCGCATCTTTAAGGCCCATGGACTGGACAAGTTCTTTGAGCATGAGAAGGAACACGAGAACACGCTTCTTGACCATGTATGTTCAGTACAAGTTAAATTCCGtaacacattaaaacacaaatGGATATGCAGCTAAATCTAAATAGTTTGTAAATTGACAAATCAATATCCCTCTGTACGTCATATGGATGGTGAAATGTAGTGTGAGCAGAAGTGGTTTCATGTCTCTGTAGATTTACTGTAGATTTTGTGACATGTTCAGTGTTAGGGCCCATCGTGGAGCAACTCACTCTCTATCCTTTCCTCTCAGGGGCCACTGAAAGGGTTCCTGGAGTCACTGGGCAAGCTGCAGAAAAAGTTTTGCGCCAAGGGCCAGCGTATGGACTGCCCCATCCGCACCTACCTGGTGACGGCACGCAGCGCAGCCAGCTCAGGCACCCGGGCCCTGAAGACACTGCGATCCTGGGGCCTGGACACCGACGAGGCCCTCTTCCTTGCTGGGGCCCCTAAGGGGCCTATGCTGGAGAAGATCCGGCCTCACATATTCTTTGACGATCAGATGTTCCATGTGGAGGGGGCTGCGGAGCTGGGGACTGTGGCGGCTCATGTGCCCTATGGTGTGGCTCAGAAACGGCCCCAGAAGAAGCCTGCTAAGGAGAATGCTAAGACTCTAGCGCTGCCACCAAGTAGTCTGTAGCGCGCCCTCTTCCCTATCCCTGTGACAGCGAGGGACAATAAAACAGCATTGTGGATTTGAACGAGACAGTGGTACTGTCAGTCCTTTTCAGTCCCCTCTTAGTTGTCTGGGTAGTGAAGCCCATTGTACATGACAATGGGAGGGGCATAGAGTGAGAGCATGCCTTTTTCACCCGTGCAATGTGATCAAAGATTCCTCACAAGAGGAAGCACCAGTATACCTAAAACAAAAGCTTCAAATATCTTCATGCTTGCAGTAATGTTAGTACACTATCCTATCTGTATCATAGCATTAAAGGTCCAATAACTAACATCTTCATCTAAAAATCGACTtaaatacagtatctcacaaaagtgagtacacccctcacatttttgtaaatgtttgagtatatattttcatgtgacaacactgaagaaatggcactttgctacaatgcaaagtagtgagtgtacagcttgtataacagtgtaaatttgctgtcccctcaaaataacacaacacacagccattcatgtctaaaacgctggcaacaaaagtgagtacacccctaagtgaaaatgtccaaattgtgcccaattagccattttccctccccggtgtcatgtgactcgttagtgttacaaggtctcaggtgtgaagataaacttatttggttcagatggtgtcaagcgtgtgtggcggaaACCAGGTGaagagtacaaagacaagtgtgtcttgcctacagtcaagcatggtggtgggagtgtcatggtctgagGCTGCATGAGTgttgccggcactggggagctacagttcattgagggaaccatgaatgccaacatgtactgtgacatactgaagcagagcatgatcccctcccttcggagactgggtcgcagggcagtattccaacatgataacgaccccaaacacacctccaagacgaccactgccttgctaaagaagctgagggtaaaggtgatggactggccaagcatgtctccagacctaaaccctattgagcatctgtggggcatcctcaaatggAAGGTGGAGGAgagcaaggtctctaacatcctccagctccgtgatgtcgtcatggaggagtggaagaggactccagtggcaacctgtgatgctctggtgaactccatgcccaagagggttaaggcagtgctggaaaatgatagtggccacacaaaatattggcactttgggcccaatttggacattttcacttaggggtgtactcacttttgttgccagcggtttagacattaatggctgtgtgttgtgttattttgaggggacagcaaatgtacactgttatacaagctgtacactcactactttacattgtagcaaagtgtaatttcttcagtgttgtcacatgaaaagatatactcaaatatttacaaaaatgtgaggggtgtactcacttttgtgagatactgtatatgctACACAATATTTATAGAGTTTACAAATCTGTGACTTGTAGCAACAACATTAGATGTTATTCACACCTTCAAGTTAGATGAAACTCCAGAACCAAAAcctttaaaaatgttataaatgtacaGTAGGCTATACCTGTATCATTTCAGCATATCACATTTATCTCAGATTGAAAACTTGTTTACTGAATATGTATTGTATATTATTGACGTCATTGTTTGCTCTAGTCTTTTGTTTCTAATTTAGATACCTTTTATGAACTGCATTTGGTGTACATTTGCATGGTCCTCATGCAAGTTACTGTATGTGCTGTAATGAGATGTCAACCTAAAGTGCTAATGGACAATCTCCTCTCTCCTTATCAACATGGACGCTGATCCATTCCGTAAAGACTTGGCTTCTTTGAGGAGATATTGGCATAATGTGTGTTAAGTTAATTATATGGCTTTTATGTTTCTGTCTATTGCCAATTTGCCTTTCAAAAATCCCATAGCCTGCACTGATTACCAATTGCACACGCACCCCAACTGATAATTGTCTTGTTAATCATTTTGGTGTTATCATTGCATGTTTTGTTTCACTCTGGCAGTCTGACTCAGGTGCACGTCATTTTACCTAATTAAGGAGAACATTTTTACCTGTGAAGTTGGTTGTCAAATGCCATATAAactccacagaagaagaagaagaagaagaagtggaggaggaggaggaggaggaggagaagtgcTGCTCTTACATGATTGCTTGCTAAAatggatgatgaggaggagacctGGCTGACAACTGTGGCATGTTTTGGGAGCATGGAGAGGCCAAAGATAGCCAGACTAGTAAATTGAGCTAAGGAAAAAGAAGGTGGGTATTGGAGAAAGGCCAGCAGTGCGTGTTCTGCAAGCAGTACAGCGGATGAACGCGCGGCATGAGCGTGCTGAGCGGATAGACGTGGTTATGGACATCGAAGGAGAAGAGCCGAGTGCAGTGGGAAGATGTGTGTTGAAGAAGAATGGCGCCAAGTACAAATTGTATTCTGCTGTCTCTGATGGCTAAGAAATTGAACCTGACGAGAGTGAGTATGAATTACCTGTGGTGGCATGTGTGGTGAAGACCAAGTCCAAGCCTCACTCCGATGGTCATGCAAAGGATGATTCAGGCCCAGTGGGAGTGGAATgtttggagaaagtggatccctGCCTTTTGCCTGAACCATATGTAGTCTCAGGCTGGGTAAAAAATAAGTTGGGTACTGTTAAATGGGTGAAGGTAGCTCGAATGATTTTCTGTGTTTCTCTCGTCCAGAGGTAGTGGGCGCTTCACGTCACGTGCCTAGGGATAAGACCTGTGACTTGCTTTGCTCTCCGGAGCTGGGAGTGATTACTTGGGTGGCGTTAAGTGTTGAGGTGGAGCAACTGAATTGGAAGATTCCCTGTGTCTGACGCCCGCCGTTTTGTGCGACGCGGACCCGGTGACGAGCGTGGTAAAACTGAGAAGACACTGTTTGTCCTTTTGACTTTCGAAGCAGAGGCTTTACCTGATAACGTCATGTTAGGATATGTCAGTTATCCTGtgagagcttttgtgccgaacccAGAAAGGTGTTTCAGATGCCAagcttatttgtatttgtatttattaaggatccctgttagctgctgccaaggcagcagctactcttcctggggtccagcaacattaaggcagttatatacaattaaaaatattccatgacattacatttcataacacttttcacaacacattaagtgtgttccctcaggccactactttactatcacatatctacaatacaaaatccatatttacgtgtgtgtagagtgcatttcttatcatgtgtatgcgtgtctgtgtctgtgtgtgtgtctcttcacagtctccgctgtttcataaggtgtattttgatctgtttttaaaatctgattctactgcttgcatcagttacctgatgtcgaatagagttccatgtacccatggctctatgtagtactgtgcacccccatagtctgttcttgacttggggattgtgaagagacctttggtggcatgtcttgtggggtatgcatgggtgtccgatcTGTGTTCTAGTAGTTtcaacagacacctcggtgcattcagcatgtcaacaattCTTACAAAAAaaggtagtgatgaagtcaatctctcctccactttgagccatgagagatttacatacatattattaatgttagctctccgtgtacatttaagggccagccatgctgccctgttctgagccaattgtaattttccgaggtccctctttgtggcacctgaccacacgacggaacagtagtccaggtgcgacagaactagggcctgtaggacctgccttgttgatagtgttgttaaaaaggtagagcaacgctttattatggacagacttctccccatcttagctactgttgtatcaacatgttttgaccatgacagtttaaaatccagggttactccaagcagtttagtcaactgaacttgctcaatttccacataatttattacaagattttgttgtggtttagtgaatgatttgtcccaaatacaatgcttttagtttttgaaatatttaggactaacttattccttgccacccattctgaaactaactgcagctctttgttaagtgttgcagtgatttcactcgctgtaatagctgacgtgtatagtgttgagtcatccgcatagaCACACTggttttactcaaagccagtggcatgtcattagtaaagattttaaaaagtaaggggcctagacagcttccCTGGgcaattcctgattctacctggattatggtggagaggcttccattaaagaacaccctctgctCTGTTAAAACAAGTGTAACacccttgctaaaaccaagtatagagtttttttgttataattcattggtagtttaagtttcccacgtatcttgttaaagttttgaccaatgaggtagcTTGTTagcttgttaagttgtggccaatgggagagtggactggttgctgggaaagaaaggagagggaaaggttgaaagaagagagaggagagatgttagTGGTGTTGGTGAAGGGAAACGACTAAAGGAAACAATAAAGAGAGTTTTGAAGGGAAAttatgattttatttctataacagagtgttattattttgttaagaaagacctagtggagactgaagctgccttcgcattgtggagacattcgacatcctagaggttagcctagcgtTGTGCGAAACtgggagagaattgcttgtgacgatcaacgagttCAGGTTTCCacgggatgtctgttgctgctacggagtactggctgcattgatagctgtgtttgcTGTGGATCTtatgaggacacctgcacggaactgctatactttgctgaggcattatctacgagtagtgagtaactacaaatatGGGGTGGactcagtgttgccaacttagcaactttatcgctatatttagcgagtattcagacccctctagcgacacattttcaaaaaagcgactagcgacaaatctagcgactttttctggtgttattggagacttttgtagactctgacgtgaaagcacgtatcgttcttactcttctcaacgagcagccggtgctgccgtgggccccgtcccaaagcactcacaggcggcccagtcctcgcgcagcagtccctcccagctgcagtcagagcaggagatgttcacccctccgcgtccagactgcaaataaatcacgcatgcgggaagccaccgctggctgatcccgccctggcttacattcagtgtgtagaggtctgtaatttttatcataggtacacttcaactgtgagagacggaatctaaaacaaaaatccagaaaatcacattgtatgatttttaagtaattgatttaaattttattgcatgacataagtatttgatacatcagaaaagcagaacttaatatttggtacagaaacctttgtttgcaattacagagatcatacgtttcctgtaggtcttgaccaggtttgcacacactgcagcagggattttggcccactcctccatacagaccttctccaggtccttcaggtttcggggctgttgctgggcaatacggactttcagctccctccaaagatgttctattgggttcaggtctggagactggctaggccaatccaggaccttgagatgcttcttacggagccactccttagttgccctggctgtgtgtttcgggtcattgtcatgctggaagacccagccacgacccatcttcaatgctcttacggaGGGAAggtggttgttggccaagatctcgcgatacatggccccatccatcctcccctcaatacggtgcagtcgtcctgtcccctttgcagaaaagtttccccaaagaatgatgtttccacctccatgtttcacggttgggatggtgttcttggggttgtactcatccttcttcttcctccaaacacggagagtggagtttagaccaaaaagctatatttttgtctcatcagaccacatgaccttctcccattcctcctctggatcatccagatagtcattggcaaacttcagacgggcctggacatgcgctggcttgagcagggggaccttgcgtgcgctgcaggattttaatccatgacggcgtagtgtgttactaatggttttctttgagactgtggtcccagctctcttcaggtctttgaccaggtcctgccgtgtagttctgggctgatccctcaccttcctcatgatcagtgatgccccacgaggtgagatcttgcatggagccccagactgagggtgattgaccgtcatcttgaacttcttccattttctaataattgcgccaacagttgcgccaacagttgttgccagttctcaccaagctgcttgcctattgtcctgtaacccatcccagcctgatgtccttacacagctctatggtcttggccattgtggagaggttggagtctgtttgattgagtgtgtggacaggtgtcttttatacagataacgagttcaaacaggtgcagttaatacaggtaatgagtggagatcaggagtgcttcttaaagaaaaactaacaggtctgtgagagccggaattcttactggttggtaggtgatcaaatactaatgtcatttaataaaatgcaaattaattacttaaaaatcatacaatgtgattttctggatttttgttttagattccgtctctcacagtttaagtgtacctatgataaaaagtacagacctctacatgctttgtaagtaggaaaacctgcaaaatcggcagtgtatcaaatacttgttctccccactgtagatcttGAACCtcatgtctgttgtattggtggagtcatttactgtttcag from Coregonus clupeaformis isolate EN_2021a chromosome 29, ASM2061545v1, whole genome shotgun sequence encodes the following:
- the LOC121544987 gene encoding cytosolic 5'-nucleotidase 1A-like, with product MMSVNNGGTLTGQDTAPNGTARASWERTNTLSNPSTPTKHLKSPKPQNAITIAVSSRVLFNMDTEQQIYQQKGMEDYLKYQIEHETEPFGPGPAFPFVKALEAVNTRLRELYPESEELFDVVLMTNNHAHVGLRLINTINHHRLFIERFCMTGGNSPIGYLKAYHTNLYLSADPMKVREALEEGIAAATMFNPPEKRTEVSETQLRVAFDGDAVLFSDESERIFKAHGLDKFFEHEKEHENTLLDHGPLKGFLESLGKLQKKFCAKGQRMDCPIRTYLVTARSAASSGTRALKTLRSWGLDTDEALFLAGAPKGPMLEKIRPHIFFDDQMFHVEGAAELGTVAAHVPYGVAQKRPQKKPAKENAKTLALPPSSL